From Carassius auratus strain Wakin chromosome 22, ASM336829v1, whole genome shotgun sequence, a single genomic window includes:
- the LOC113040663 gene encoding cocaine- and amphetamine-regulated transcript protein: MLLLLLLEKSRSPYTPVSNQVLLPATMVRDRIFLLTVTCSVLMLLVSCDDVLEIRSPEDDMKAQEEKELIEALQEVLEKLRNKQIPTAEKKFGWVPSCDAGEQCAVRKGARFGKLCSCPGGTTCSFSILKCL; the protein is encoded by the exons ATGCTCCTTCTTCTGTTACTTGAGAAGAGTCGCTCACCATATACTCCTGTCTCAAATCAAGTCCTGCTTCCAGCCACAATGGTCAGAGATCGGATCTTTCTTCTAACCGTAACCTGCTCCGTCTTAATGCTGCTAGTTAGCTGTGATGACGTTCTAGAGATCCGCTCGCCAGAAGATGACATGAAGGCTCAAGAGGAGAAAGAACTG ATCGAGGCTCTTCAAGAAGTGCTTGAAAAACTGAGAAACAAACAGATTCCCACTGCAGAGAAGAAGTTCGGTTGGGTCCCCTCG TGTGATGCAGGTGAGCAGTGTGCGGTTCGTAAAGGCGCTCGCTTCGGGAAGCTGTGCAGCTGTCCTGGAGGAACCACCTGCAGCTTCTCCATCCTCAAGTGTTTGTGA